In Neoarius graeffei isolate fNeoGra1 chromosome 9, fNeoGra1.pri, whole genome shotgun sequence, one genomic interval encodes:
- the fn1a gene encoding fibronectin 1a yields the protein MSGGCVATVLVVLLFSGAVLCLPKSARKSRRQAHERSLSSVSQDGCIEYGQFYGVGEQWERTYLGTVLICTCYGVAGIKCKTKPEAEETCYDKVNARSYRVGETYERPKDGMIWDCTCIGSGRGKISCTIGNRCHEGGNSYKIGDTWMRPHDTGDYMLECVCLGNGKGEWTCKPAAERCYDNSAGTSYTVGKTWEKPYQGWMIIDCTCLGEGSGRITCTSRNRCNDQDVRMSYRIGDTWTKTDAQGHILQCLCTGNGRGEWKCERHASLQTTGLGTGSRVITNVQPAVFQPVPLPMAPIEGTCVTESGVSYTVGMRWIKTQGSKQMLCTCQGNGVSCKEWEGHSKVYGGNSNGQPCVFPFVSMGKTFYSCTSEGRDDGQLWCSTTSDFEKDRQYSLCTEKNVLVTTRGGNSNGALCHFPFLYNGHNYTDCTADGRRDGMKWCGTTYNFDGEKLFGFCPMAEHEEVCTTSEGVMYRVGDQWDKRHDVLGHMMRCTCVGNGRGEWSCIAYSQLKDQCIVDGLTYEVNQTFTKRHDEGYMMNCTCFGQGRGRWKCDAIDQCQEPDTKVFYQIGESWDKVIHGLRYKCYCNGNGLGEMSCEPQHSFHGGNRPVQVIITEAGNQPNSHPIQWNTSPSAHIVQYVLKWKEKNTRTPWKEVTIPGHLTSYTIAGLKPGITYEGQLISILRFGRREVTRFEFTTNYGSLATTEGDTTPPPPLVDTSESVTEITSSSFVISWVSASDTVSGFRVEYELTEEGGPQGQPMVLDLPRTATSVNLSELLPGRKYTVNVYEVTDEGDSNLILTTSQTTAPDAPTGHEVGDVDETSITVRWSKPLAPITGYRVVYTPSVEGSSGSTELNLPNTATSVTLGDLRPGQLYNISIYAVEENLESEPVFVQVNTAGEPVLEEIPSPTDLQFFEVSDSKITITWTASPDVSGYRVSVGQVGADGLLEKQTMLPIIYNTYAEITPLEPGTLYRFFIFAIKAGEESEPLVGEYATKPDAPTNFHLSNVTEDSALIIWSAPRAQVTGYRLFLTVEGSNPKQLRLPSRLTQYTLLNLQPDTPYTATLHSEKGNVLSEGATVTFRTSLPMRNAPRFTTDVTDTSIIISWNPVPRIGYKLTVKPSQGGEAPREVTSESGRIYISGLSPGVEYSYSVQLVTDGHGQGNPITRRVVTPLSPPTDLNLETNPNTGELTVQWNEAKIPDITGYRVSCSPTNGQQGNSVEEFVKAGQTSCTLDNLSPGVEYNVSVFTVKDDMESVPISSTITPDVPQLTDLNFVNITDSTIGLTWSPINSTAITGYRITVLAAGDSVPIFEDFVESTRDTYTVYGLEPGIDYDISIITVTENGESKPTTITQQTAVPAPTGLKFSNISADSMTVSWTASIVPKPNEIDRYIIHYHPVDDEDDNTERVVDGNIHSTILRYLIPNTEYMVSVFCVYEGRQSPPVVSTQRTILDSPVKLTFSDIGTTFFTIHWLPPKASISGYRIRYHMTSGGRTKEERLPPSRSQFTLTGLIPETEYTISIFAVSGSRESQPLTETQATISDAPTDLEVISSTPTSINIRWDAPSVSVRYYRITHGESGGHSSPKEFTVPGSQTTATIDGLHPGTDYTITVYAVTGRGDSPASSTPIYVTHKTDIDSPSELEVTDVKDSTITVRWTPAAGPVTGYRITGTPRNGTGPSFSEVVAPDQTEITFSGLLPTAEYTLSVYALGQDGESPPLVETVITTVDKPKDLTFSDVNSTSLRISWDSPDGEVTSYRVLYSSSEEGERELFPAPLGTDESAVLPGLRPGTEYTVKVIALHDRTPSPPLTGTQITAIPGPTNLKFFQIGSTSFTVSWYSGPNVQLTGYRVAITPKNKNGPTKEVNIAPDSTQYHATGLMPATEYEVELYAVKNSLTSRPVKGNITTPDNISPPRRVRIANVKDSSITLNWRSKTDAVSGFLVEATPTIGGHNPILKTIPPEFRTYTITDLQPGTFYKINLYTLNGNARSEPFTIVATTAKPVISPPANIRFTSLTPRTISFSWEPPKSIITGYVITYEEVEGVPKEVLPRPLAGQTSATISGLKPNTEYIIKIIALNNAQRSTTLVGKARTQVEELAPQLPVSHRPRPGILDVPNEDNLNNNHVYLVGPNRHDTLGQQGQHIYTEYQNLGLANRGQNQPLAPHHGEPLVYIPLPGPDGNRVPVVRVNDGTLPGLYFENPFNETELPQEAQTQTTITWPSVPLSSEYVVSWSPVTEIDEPSFQTKLPGTFSSATLIGLTSGASYKITVESVNGEDKEKVLEDVVTVGNTVPGQGPGAGVVPVGRDVCYDTFTAIYHEVGAEWERMSETGFKLWCRCLGLGSGHFRCDSSKWCHDNGHNYRIGEKWDRQAENGNVMSCTCLGNGKGEFKCEPHEATCYDEGKMYKVGDEWQKEYLGSICTCTCYGGQQGWRCENCRRPGAEVNIDLIQPPVRTDVYDRYRENALRKLNIQCPIECLRPDLLADATSPLE from the exons ATGGCTGTATAGAGTATGGACAGTTTTATGGAGTTGGTGAGCAGTGGGAACGCACCTATCTGGGCACTGTGCTAATCTGCACTTGCTATGGAGTGGCTGGCATTAAGTGTAAAACAAAGCCAGAGG CTGAGGAGACTTGTTATGACAAAGTAAATGCTCGCTCATACCGGGTGGGAGAAACCTACGAAAGACCAAAGGATGGGATGATTTGGGACTGCACATGCATTGGCTCTGGCAGAGGGAAAATAAGCTGCACTATTGGAA ACCGCTGCCATGAAGGGGGAAACTCTTATAAGATTGGAGACACATGGATGAGACCTCATGACACTGGAGATTACATGCTGGAGTGTGTCTGTTTGGGCAATGGAAAAGGGGAATGGACCTGCAAACCTGCTG CGGAGCGCTGTTATGATAATTCAGCTGGCACCTCTTACACTGTGGGGAAAACCTGGGAGAAACCCTACCAGGGCTGGATGATCATCGACTGCACCTGTTTAGGGGAGGGAAGTGGGCGCATCACTTGCACATCTAGAA ATCGCTGTAACGACCAGGACGTTCGCATGTCTTACCGCATTGGGGATACTTGGACTAAGACAGATGCCCAGGGACACATCTTGCAGTGTTTGTGCACTGGCAATGGCCGTGGCGAGTGGAAATGCGAGAGGCATGCTTCTTTGCAGACTACTGGCCTTG GCACTGGTTCTCGTGTGATCACCAATGTACAGCCGGCTGTGTTCCAACCCGTACCCCTTCCCATGGCCCCTATTGAGGGCACCTGTGTAACAGAGTCAGGAGTGTCCTATACTGTGGGAATGCGCTGGATCAAGACTCAGGGCAGCAAGCAGATGTTGTGTACCTGCCAAGGAAATGGTGTCAGCTGTAAAGAGTGGG agggccattctaaagtttaTGGTGGCAACTCAAATGGCCAGCCGTGTGTTTTCCCATTTGTGTCAATGGGCAAGACCTTCTACTCATGCACCTCAGAGGGGCGTGATGATGGGCAGCTTTGGTGCAGTACCACATCTGATTTTGAAAAAGATCGCCAGTACTCCCTGTGCACAGAAAAGAACG TTTTGGTTACCACCAGAGGAGGAAATTCCAATGGTGCGCTGTGCCACTTCCCTTTCCTCTACAATGGCCATAACTACACGGACTGCACAGCTGATGGACGCAGGGATGGCATGAAGTGGTGTGGCACCACATATAATTTTGATGGCGAGAAGCTGTTTGGATTCTGCCCCATGGCTG AGCATGAGGAGGTTTGCACCACCAGCGAGGGAGTAATGTACCGTGTGGGAGATCAGTGGGATAAACGCCATGATGTTTTGGGGCACATGATGCGCTGCACTTGTGTAGGAAATGGACGTGGGGAGTGGAGCTGCATCGCCTACTCACAGCTCAAAG ACCAATGCATTGTAGATGGTCTGACTTATGAGGTGAACCAAACCTTCACGAAACGTCATGATGAGGGCTACATGATGAACTGCACCTGCTTCGGCCAGGGCCGTGGACGCTGGAAGTGTGACGCTATTG ACCAGTGCCAGGAGCCAGACACCAAAGTTTTCTATCAGATCGGAGAGTCGTGGGACAAAGTCATCCATGGACTTCGCTACAAGTGTTACTGCAATGGTAATGGGCTGGGAGAGATGAGCTGTGAGCCCCAGCACTCTTTCCATG GTGGTAATCGTCCAGTACAGGTGATTATTACAGAAGCTGGCAACCAGCCCAATTCGCACCCAATCCAGTGGAACACTTCCCCCTCTGCCCATATCGTCCAGTATGTCCTCAAGTGGAAAGAG AAAAACACTCGTACTCCATGGAAGGAGGTTACCATTCCAGGCCATCTCACTTCTTACACCATTGCTGGACTGAAGCCAGGCATCACCTATGAGGGTCAGCTCATCAGTATTTTAAGATTCGGTCGCAGAGAGGTCACTCGTTTTGAATTCACTACCAACTATGGCTCCT TGGCTACAACTGAAGGAGACACAACTCCTCCACCTCCATTGGTGGACACCTCAGAGTCTGTGACTGAGATCACTTCCAGCAGCTTCGTCATCTCCTGGGTGTCTGCCTCTGACACCGTGTCTGGTTTCAGAGTGGAGTACGAGCTCACTGAGGAGGGAGGACCGCAAGGACAACCCATGGTTTTGG ATCTTCCacgtacggctacctctgtgaatCTCAGTGAACTCCTGCCAGGCAGAAAGTACACAGTTAATGTGTATGAAGTTACTGATGAAGGAGACTCCAATCTAATCCTCACCACCTCCCAGACTACAG CTCCTGATGCTCCTACAGGTCACGAGGTGGGGGATGTAGATGAGACTTCCATCACGGTCAGATGGTCCAAACCCCTGGCTCCCATCACAG GCTACCGTGTGGTTTACACTCCATCTGTTGAAGGGAGCTCTGGCAGCACTGAGCTGAATCTGCCCAACACAGCGACCTCTGTGACTCTTGGTGACCTTCGACCTGGCCAACTATATAACATCAGCATCTATGCTGTGGAAGAGAATCTGGAGAGTGAGCCTGTGTTCGTGCAGGTCAACACAGCTGGAGAACCAGTGCTAG AGGAAATCCCATCCCCGACTGACCTGCAGTTCTTTGAGGTGTCTGACTCAAAGATCACCATCACTTGGACTGCTTCTCCTGATGTCTCTGGGTACCGTGTGTCAGTAGGACAGGTTGGTGCTGATGGACTGCTTGAGAAACAGACAATGCTACCCATCATATACAATACGTATGCAGAGATCACGCCACTAGAGCCTGGAACCCTCTACCGCTTCTTTATTTTCGCCATCAAGGCTGGAGAAGAGAGTGAGCCACTGGTTGGAGAGTATGCCACTA AGCCAGACGCCCCCACAAACTTCCACTTGTCCAATGTGACTGAGGACAGTGCTCTGATCATCTGGTCAGCTCCCAGAGCTCAGGTCACTGGTTACAGGCTATTCCTGACTGTCGAAGGGTCAAACCCTAAGCAGCTGCGCCTCCCTAGCCGCCTGACACAGTACACACTTCTGAACCTTCAGCCAGACACGCCATACACGGCCACACTGCATTCTGAGAAGGGCAATGTGCTCAGTGAGGGAGCCACAGTGACCTTCAGGACCT CCTTGCCAATGAGAAATGCCCCTCGTTTCACAACTGATGTCACGGACACCTCCATTATAATTTCCTGGAATCCTGTTCCCAGAATTGGATATAAG TTAACTGTGAAGCCCAGCCAAGGAGGAGAAGCCCCCAGAGAGGTCACCTCTGAATCAGGAAGAATTTACATCTCAGGCCTGAGCCCTGGAGTGGAGTACAGCTACAGCGTGCAGCTGGTCACCGATGGCCATGGGCAAGGCAACCCCATCACACGCCGTGTTGTCACAC CTCTGTCCCCACCCACTGATCTCAACTTGGAGACCAACCCAAACACTGGAGAGCTAACAGTCCAGTGGAACGAAGCCAAAATTCCAG ATATTACAGGTTACAGAGTGTCTTGCAGTCCCACTAATGGCCAGCAGGGTAACTctgtggaggagtttgtgaaggcAGGCCAGACCTCATGCACTCTGGATAACCTGAGCCCTGGAGTGGAGTACAACGTCAgcgtgtttacagtgaaggacgacATGGAGAGCGTGCCTATCTCCAGCACAATCACTCCGG ATGTGCCCCAGCTAACAGACCTCAACTTTGTCAATATCACCGACTCCACGATTGGCCTCACGTGGAGTCCGATTAACTCCACTGCTATAACTGGTTACCGCATCACTGTGCTGGCTGCGGGCGATAGTGTACCCATCTTCGAGGACTTTGTCGAGTCTACCAGGGATACCTACACTGTGTATGGCCTGGAGCCTGGCATCGACTACGACATCAGCATCATCACAGTAACTGAAAATGGCGAGAGCAAGCCCACCACCATCACACAGCAAACAG CTGTGCCAGCCCCAACAGGCCTGAAGTTCAGTAATATCTCTGCTGACAGCATGACTGTGAGCTGGACTGCCTCCATTGTCCCCAAGCCTAACGAGATTGACCGTTACATCATCCATTATCACCCAGTCGATGACGAGGATGACAACACTGAGCGGGTCGTGGATGGAAACATCCACAGCACCATTCTTCGCT ATCTTATACCCAACACTGAATACATGGTGAGTGTGTTCTGTGTTTATGAAGGGAGACAGAGCCCACCTGTGGTCAGTACTCAGAGAACCA TCCTGGATTCCCCTGTTAAACTGACTTTCTCTGACATTGGCACAACTTTTTTTACGATACACTGGCTACCTCCTAAAGCCAGCATCTCTGGCTACCGTATTCGCTATCACATGACCAGTGGAGGACGCACCAAGGAGGAAAGACTGCCACCTTCCAGGAGCCAATTCACACTGACAGGCCTAATTCCTGAGACTGAGTACACCATCAGCATCTTTGCTGTGAGCGGCAGTCGTGAGAGTCAACCTCTCACTGAAACCCAGGCCACCA TCTCCGATGCCCCTACTGACCTGGAGGTCATTTCTTCAACACCGACCAGCATCAATATTCGCTGGGACGCCCCCTCTGTCAGTGTGAGGTACTACCGGATTACACATGGAGAGTCAG GTGGTCACAGCTCTCCTAAAGAGTTCACTGTTCCAGGCTCTCAGACCACTGCCACTATTGATGGTCTGCACCCAGGCACTGACTACACCATCACTGTGTACGCTGTGACAGGCAGAGGAGACAGTCCCGCCTCCAGCACACCCATCTATGTCACTCACAAAACAG ATATTGACTCTCCATCTGAGTTGGAGGTGACTGATGTAAAGGATAGCACCATCACTGTACGCTGGACACCAGCAGCTGGTCCCGTCACTGGATATCGCATCACTGGAACCCCCCGAAATGGCACCGGACCCTCGTTCTCTGAAGTGGTTGCTCCAG ACCAGACGGAGATAACATTCTCTGGACTGTTGCCTACAGCAGAGTACACACTCAGTGTCTATGCTCTGGGACAGGATGGAGAAAGCCCTCCTTTGGTAGAGACTGTAATTACCA CTGTAGACAAACCGAAGGACTTGACCTTCTCTGATGTGAACTCGACATCCTTGCGGATTTCTTGGGATAGCCCTGATGGGGAGGTGACCTCATACAGAGTGCTGTACTCCAGCTcagaagagggtgagagagagttgTTCCCTGCTCCACTTGGTACAGATGAATCTGCAGTGCTGCCTGGGCTCCGACCTGGCACTGAGTACACTGTTAAAGTCATCGCTCTTCATGATCGCACTCCCAGTCCTCCACTGACTGGCACCCAGATCACAG CTATTCCTGGCCCAACCAATCTCAAGTTCTTTCAGATTGGCTCCACTTCCTTTACTGTGTCCTGGTATTCAGGACCGAATGTCCAGCTGACTGGCTACCGTGTGGCCATCACTCCCAAGAACAAAAATGGGCCTACTAAAGAGGTTAACATTGCACCTGACTCCACCCAGTACCATGCCACTGGACTCATG CCTGCCACTGAGTATGAAGTGGAGCTTTATGCTGTGAAGAATTCTCTTACCAGCCGTCCAGTCAAGGGAAACATCACGACTCCTGACA ACATCAGCCCCCCTCGTCGTGTTCGTATCGCCAACGTGAAGGATAGCTCCATCACGCTGAACTGGCGCTCCAAGACAGATGCCGTCTCTGGCTTCCTAGTGGAGGCCACACCCACTATTGGAGGGCACAACCCCATCCTGAAGACCATCCCACCCGAATTTCGCACCTACACCATCACAG ATCTACAGCCAGGTACCTTCTACAAGATCAACCTTTACACTCTGAATGGGAATGCCCGCAGTGAACCATTCACCATCGTAGCCACCACAG CTAAACCAGTGATCAGCCCACCAGCAAATATCCGCTTTACCTCACTGACCCCCAGAACCATTTCCTTCTCCTGGGAACCTCCCAAAAGCATCATCACAGGATATGTCATCACCTATGAGGAAGTTGAAGGAGTTCCAAAAGAGGTTCTCCCAAGACCTCTTGCTGGCCAAACATCTGCCACTATCTCTG GTTTGAAGCCAAACACTGAATACATCATTAAAATTATTGCTCTCAACAATGCACAAAGAAGCACTACACTCGTGGGCAAGGCCAGAACTC AAGTGGAAGAGTTGGCCCCTCAGCTTCCAGTATCTCACAGGCCCAGACCTGGCATACTGGATGTTCCCAATGAAGACAACTTGAACAACAATCATGTGTACCTGGTGGGCCCAAACAGACATGACACACTTGGGCAGCAGGGTCAACACATCTACACTGAGTATCAGAACCTGGGTCTGGCCAACCGCGGGCAAAATCAGCCCCTGGCTCCACACCATGGGGAGCCACTGGTCTATATTCCTCTGCCAGGACCAGATGGCAACAGAGTGCCAGTGGTGAGGGTGAATGATGGCACTTTGCCTGGGCTGTACTTTGAGAACCCTTTCAATGAGACCGAGCTGCCTCAGGAAGCCCAGACACAGACCACCATCACATGGCCATCAGTCCCACTCAGCTCAGAGTATGTGGTGTCCTGGAGTCCCGTTACGGAGATCGACGAGCCGAGCTTCCAG ACGAAACTTCCTGGCACCTTCAGCAGTGCTACATTGATTGGTCTTACTTCAGGAGCCTCCTATAAAATCACTGTagagtctgtgaatggagaggaCAAGGAGAAAGTTCTGGAAGATGTTGTGACTGTTGGCAACACTG TTCCAGGACAAGGACCAGGAGCTGGAGTAGTGCCTGTAGGAAGGGATGTGTGTTATGACACCTTCACTGCCATCTATCATGAGGTGGGCGCTGAGTGGGAGCGCATGTCCGAGACGGGCTTTAAGCTCTGGTGCAGGTGTCTCGGCCTTGGCAGTGGTCATTTCAGATGTGATTCATCCA AGTGGTGTCATGATAATGGCCATAACTATCGGATCGGAGAGAAATGGGACCGCCAAGCTGAGAATGGCAACGTGATGAGCTGCACCTGCCTGGGAAACGGGAAAGGAGAGTTCAAGTGCGAACCAC ATGAAGCTACATGTTATGATGAAGGAAAGATGTACAAGGTTGGAGATGAGTGGCAGAAAGAGTACCTCGGGAGCATTTGCACCTGCACATGCTACGGTGGACAGCAG GGCTGGCGTTGTGAGAACTGCCGTCGGCCAGGTGCTGAGGTAAACATTGACCTCATCCAGCCTCCAGTGCGCACAGACGTTTATGACCGCTACAGAGAAAACGCCCTACGCAAACTG AACATCCAGTGTCCCATTGAATGCCTCAGACCTGACCTGCTAGCAGATGCCACCAGCCCTTTGGAATAA